Proteins encoded in a region of the Streptomyces sp. PCS3-D2 genome:
- the hisS gene encoding histidine--tRNA ligase, whose protein sequence is MATFQAPKGTYDLIPPVSVKYLAVREAIAAPLRNSGYGYIETPGFEDVGLFARGVGESTDIVSKEMYAFETKGGDQLALRPEGTASVLRAALEASLHKKGNLPVKLWYSGSYYRYEKPQAGRYRHFSQVGAEAIGAEDPALDAELIILADQAYRSLGLRNFRILLNSLGDKECRPVYREALQSFLRGLDLDEETVRRAEINPLRVLDDKRSDVQKQLVGAPVLRDYLCDACKAYHEDVRALVTAAGVAFEDDEKLVRGLDYYTRTTFEFVHGGLGSQSAVGGGGRYDGLSEMIGGPALPSVGWALGVDRTVLALEAEGVELDIPASTSLFAVALGEAKATVFGLVTQLRKAGVAADMSYGGKGLKGAMKDANRSGARFAVVAGDRDLAEGVVQLKDMESGEQTAVPVTELIDTVKARLA, encoded by the coding sequence GTGGCTACTTTTCAGGCCCCCAAGGGCACGTACGACCTGATCCCGCCGGTCTCCGTGAAGTACCTGGCGGTGCGCGAGGCCATCGCGGCCCCGCTGCGCAACTCCGGCTACGGCTACATCGAGACCCCCGGCTTCGAGGACGTGGGCCTCTTCGCCCGCGGTGTCGGGGAGTCCACCGACATCGTCTCCAAGGAGATGTACGCCTTCGAGACCAAGGGCGGCGACCAGCTGGCCCTGCGCCCGGAGGGAACCGCCTCCGTGCTGCGCGCCGCCCTGGAGGCGAGCCTGCACAAGAAGGGCAACCTGCCGGTCAAGCTCTGGTACTCCGGCTCCTACTACCGCTACGAGAAGCCGCAGGCGGGCCGCTACCGCCACTTCTCGCAGGTAGGCGCCGAGGCGATCGGCGCCGAGGACCCGGCGCTGGACGCCGAGCTGATCATCCTCGCCGACCAGGCGTACCGCTCGCTCGGCCTGCGCAACTTCCGGATCCTGCTCAACTCGCTGGGCGACAAGGAGTGCCGCCCGGTGTACCGGGAGGCGCTGCAGTCCTTCCTGCGGGGCCTGGACCTGGACGAGGAGACCGTCCGCCGCGCCGAGATCAACCCGCTGCGCGTCCTCGACGACAAGCGGTCCGACGTCCAGAAGCAGCTGGTCGGTGCGCCGGTGCTGCGCGACTACCTGTGCGATGCGTGCAAGGCGTACCACGAGGACGTGCGGGCGCTGGTGACGGCGGCCGGCGTCGCCTTCGAGGACGACGAGAAGCTGGTGCGCGGCCTGGACTACTACACGCGGACCACCTTCGAGTTCGTGCACGGCGGTCTGGGCTCGCAGTCCGCGGTCGGCGGCGGCGGCCGGTACGACGGCCTGTCCGAGATGATCGGCGGACCGGCGCTGCCCTCGGTGGGCTGGGCGCTCGGGGTGGACCGCACGGTGCTGGCCCTGGAGGCCGAGGGCGTCGAGCTCGACATCCCGGCGTCGACGTCCCTGTTCGCGGTGGCCCTGGGCGAGGCCAAGGCCACCGTGTTCGGCCTGGTGACACAGCTGCGCAAGGCGGGCGTCGCCGCGGACATGTCGTACGGGGGCAAGGGCCTCAAGGGCGCCATGAAGGACGCGAACCGCAGCGGTGCCCGCTTCGCGGTCGTCGCGGGAGACCGCGACCTCGCCGAGGGCGTCGTCCAGCTGAAGGACATGGAGTCCGGCGAGCAGACGGCCGTGCCCGTCACCGAGCTGATCGACACGGTCAAGGCCCGCCTGGCCTGA
- a CDS encoding MBL fold metallo-hydrolase, translating to MLIAGFPAGAWGTNCYVVAPAAGEECVIIDPGHQAAQGVEETLKKHRLKPVAVVLTHGHIDHVASVVPVCGAHDVPAWIHPEDRYMMSDPEKALGRSIGMPLMGELTVGEPDDVRELADGATLKLAGMDFSVAHAPGHTKGSVTFRMPELADIPPVFFSGDLLFAGSIGRTDLPGGSHTEMLDSLARVCLPLDDSTVVLSGHGPQTTIGRERATNPYLREVAAGPAASPHQGAPAPRRGM from the coding sequence GTGCTGATTGCCGGGTTCCCCGCAGGCGCTTGGGGCACCAACTGCTACGTGGTCGCCCCCGCCGCCGGCGAGGAGTGCGTGATCATCGACCCGGGCCACCAGGCCGCCCAGGGCGTCGAGGAAACGCTGAAGAAGCATCGGCTCAAGCCCGTCGCGGTCGTTCTGACCCACGGCCACATCGATCATGTGGCCTCGGTGGTCCCGGTGTGCGGAGCACACGACGTACCGGCCTGGATCCACCCCGAGGACCGCTACATGATGAGCGACCCGGAGAAGGCGCTCGGCCGCTCGATCGGGATGCCCCTCATGGGAGAGCTCACCGTGGGGGAACCGGACGACGTCCGCGAGCTGGCCGACGGCGCCACCCTGAAATTGGCCGGAATGGACTTCTCCGTGGCCCACGCCCCGGGCCATACCAAGGGGTCGGTGACCTTCCGGATGCCCGAGCTGGCCGACATCCCGCCGGTCTTCTTCTCGGGCGACCTGCTCTTCGCCGGCTCCATCGGACGAACCGACCTGCCGGGCGGCTCCCACACCGAGATGCTCGACTCGCTGGCCCGCGTGTGCCTGCCGCTCGACGACTCGACCGTGGTGCTGTCCGGCCACGGTCCCCAGACCACCATCGGCCGCGAGCGCGCGACCAACCCGTATCTGCGGGAGGTCGCCGCCGGCCCGGCAGCGAGCCCCCACCAGGGCGCGCCCGCTCCACGACGAGGAATGTGA
- a CDS encoding peptidylprolyl isomerase, whose protein sequence is MVTSDQRRRQLAREKYERQQKRRAEARRKSRQRAAVIGAAVAVVVATLVGLIVGGVFDSDKDTKDAAADPSASATPPEPKQSPSPEMAIDQKGQYTFALKTSAGDINFAMDAAKTPQTVNSFKSLADKGYFDNTKCHRLTAGGIFVLQCGDPEGTGRGGPGYTIPDENLDSLGKANEQGQVVYPAGTVAMANTGQPGSGGSQFFLVYKDSPLTPTYTPFGKIDANGLKVLEEIAKAGTVDGGQDGAPKTEIKIEKGTVTQN, encoded by the coding sequence GTGGTCACGAGCGATCAGCGGCGGCGACAGCTCGCCAGGGAGAAGTACGAGCGCCAGCAGAAGCGCCGCGCGGAGGCCCGGAGGAAGAGCCGTCAGCGGGCGGCGGTGATCGGAGCCGCGGTCGCCGTGGTGGTCGCGACGCTGGTCGGCCTGATCGTGGGCGGTGTCTTCGATTCGGACAAGGACACCAAGGACGCGGCGGCGGACCCGTCGGCCTCGGCGACGCCGCCGGAGCCCAAGCAGTCGCCCTCGCCGGAGATGGCGATCGACCAGAAGGGCCAGTACACCTTCGCGCTGAAGACCAGTGCCGGCGACATCAACTTCGCGATGGACGCGGCGAAGACCCCGCAGACGGTGAACTCCTTCAAGTCGCTCGCCGACAAGGGCTACTTCGACAACACCAAGTGCCACCGGCTGACGGCCGGCGGCATCTTCGTGCTCCAGTGCGGCGACCCCGAGGGCACCGGCCGGGGCGGCCCCGGGTACACCATCCCGGACGAGAACCTGGACTCGCTGGGCAAGGCGAACGAGCAGGGCCAGGTCGTGTACCCGGCGGGCACCGTGGCGATGGCCAACACCGGCCAGCCCGGTTCGGGCGGCAGCCAGTTCTTCCTGGTCTACAAGGACAGCCCGCTGACGCCGACCTACACGCCGTTCGGCAAGATCGACGCGAACGGCCTGAAGGTCCTGGAGGAGATCGCCAAGGCCGGTACGGTCGACGGCGGCCAGGACGGTGCGCCGAAGACCGAGATCAAGATCGAGAAGGGCACGGTCACCCAGAACTGA
- a CDS encoding replication-associated recombination protein A, which yields MEPDLFTAAAEERQEKDPASSPLAVRMRPRTLDEVVGQQHLLKPGSPLRRLVGEGAGGPAGASSVILWGPPGIGKTTLAYVVSQATQKRFVELSAITAGVKEVRAVIEGARRAAGGYGKETVLFLDEIHRFSKAQQDSLLPAVENRWVTLIAATTENPHFSIISPLLSRSLLLTLEPLTDDDLSALMRRALTEERGLAGAVALPRDAETHLLRIAGGDARRALTALEAGAGSALAKGEGEITLRTLEEAVDRAAVRYDRDGDQHYDVASALIKSIRGSDADAALHYLARMIEAGEDPRFIARRLMISASEDIGLADPTALPIAVAAAQAVAMIGFPEAALTLSHATIALALAPKSNTATTAIGAALADVRAGLAGSVPPHLRDGHYKGAAGLGHAVGYVYPHDVPGAIAAQQYAPDEIQGKRYYEPTRYGAEARYADVVEKVRERLRGTDRG from the coding sequence GTGGAACCAGACCTGTTCACCGCCGCCGCCGAAGAGCGCCAGGAGAAGGACCCCGCGAGCTCGCCGCTCGCCGTCCGGATGCGCCCGCGCACCCTGGACGAGGTCGTCGGCCAGCAGCACCTGCTCAAGCCCGGATCACCGCTGCGGCGGCTGGTCGGGGAAGGAGCGGGCGGACCGGCCGGTGCCTCCTCGGTGATCCTCTGGGGCCCGCCCGGGATCGGGAAGACGACCCTCGCCTACGTGGTCAGCCAGGCCACGCAGAAGCGGTTCGTGGAGCTCTCCGCGATCACGGCGGGCGTCAAGGAGGTACGGGCCGTCATCGAGGGCGCGCGCCGCGCGGCCGGGGGCTACGGCAAGGAGACGGTGCTCTTCCTCGACGAGATCCACCGCTTCAGCAAGGCCCAGCAGGACTCCCTGCTGCCGGCCGTCGAGAACCGCTGGGTGACGCTGATCGCGGCCACCACGGAGAACCCGCACTTCTCGATCATCTCGCCGCTGCTGTCGCGCTCCCTGCTGCTGACCCTGGAGCCGCTCACCGACGACGACCTGAGCGCGCTGATGCGGCGCGCACTCACGGAGGAGCGCGGCCTGGCCGGGGCGGTGGCCCTGCCGCGGGACGCCGAAACTCACCTGCTGAGGATCGCCGGCGGCGACGCCCGGCGCGCACTGACCGCGTTGGAGGCCGGAGCGGGCTCGGCCCTCGCCAAGGGCGAGGGGGAGATCACCCTCAGGACCCTGGAGGAGGCGGTGGACCGGGCGGCCGTCCGCTACGACCGGGACGGCGACCAGCACTACGACGTGGCGAGCGCACTGATCAAGTCGATCCGCGGCTCCGACGCGGACGCCGCGCTGCACTACCTCGCGCGGATGATCGAGGCGGGGGAGGACCCCCGGTTCATCGCGCGCCGTCTGATGATCTCCGCGAGCGAGGACATCGGCCTGGCGGACCCCACCGCGCTGCCGATCGCGGTGGCGGCGGCCCAGGCGGTGGCGATGATCGGCTTTCCGGAGGCCGCGCTGACGCTCTCGCACGCCACGATCGCCCTGGCCCTGGCCCCCAAGTCGAACACCGCCACGACCGCGATCGGCGCCGCGCTGGCCGACGTGCGGGCGGGCCTGGCCGGCTCGGTCCCGCCGCACCTGCGCGACGGGCACTACAAGGGCGCGGCCGGTCTCGGCCATGCGGTCGGGTACGTGTACCCGCACGACGTGCCGGGCGCCATCGCGGCCCAGCAGTACGCCCCGGACGAGATCCAGGGCAAGCGGTATTACGAGCCGACCCGCTACGGCGCCGAGGCCCGCTACGCGGACGTGGTGGAGAAGGTCCGCGAGCGCCTGCGCGGCACCGACCGCGGCTGA
- a CDS encoding DUF2470 domain-containing protein: protein MDARDSHGPEEFGTGLPVARTVTPDGDVILLVSGESAAAAAAAHAQDDDLTAVIEITDVAPVSVPHRIRGRAWLAGWLTPVRGHDRARCAALLAERHPVGELLGLDESRSAPYTGRPAWMMLRLEVGEITVDDLWGAEHVDPEDLAAAEPDPVSPHEAELLQHLHASHGDRIGGLCDLLGSREARGMTAVPLALDRTGLRVRFTGGVAGGCFDARFDFPEPVADVCGLRRAMRALFAAASP, encoded by the coding sequence ATCGATGCTCGTGACAGTCACGGGCCCGAGGAGTTCGGGACAGGGCTGCCGGTCGCGCGGACCGTCACCCCGGACGGGGACGTGATTCTCCTTGTTTCCGGGGAATCCGCGGCTGCCGCGGCAGCCGCTCACGCCCAGGACGACGACCTCACCGCCGTGATCGAGATCACGGATGTGGCGCCGGTGTCCGTGCCCCATCGTATCCGAGGCCGTGCGTGGCTGGCCGGGTGGCTGACGCCGGTCCGCGGGCACGACCGCGCCCGGTGCGCCGCGCTGCTCGCCGAGCGCCATCCGGTGGGCGAGCTGCTGGGCCTGGACGAGTCCCGGAGCGCCCCGTACACGGGCCGCCCCGCCTGGATGATGCTGCGCCTGGAGGTCGGCGAGATCACGGTGGACGACCTGTGGGGCGCCGAGCACGTGGACCCCGAGGACCTGGCCGCGGCGGAGCCGGACCCGGTGTCCCCGCACGAGGCCGAGCTCCTCCAGCACCTGCACGCCTCCCACGGCGACCGGATCGGCGGACTGTGCGACCTGCTCGGCAGCCGCGAGGCGCGGGGGATGACGGCGGTCCCGCTCGCCCTGGACCGGACGGGCCTGCGCGTCCGCTTCACCGGCGGCGTCGCCGGCGGCTGCTTCGACGCCCGTTTCGACTTCCCCGAGCCGGTGGCGGACGTCTGCGGCCTGCGCCGGGCGATGCGCGCCCTCTTCGCGGCCGCCTCGCCCTGA
- a CDS encoding bifunctional (p)ppGpp synthetase/guanosine-3',5'-bis(diphosphate) 3'-pyrophosphohydrolase — MPDEAQPISAAQPDPRAEQATAAAATPPPAPPVKPAPKSAPVKPAPAKSAASSNRVRARLARLGVQRSNPYNPVLEPLLRIVRGNDPKIETSTLRQLEQAYQVAERWHRGQKRKSGDPYITHPLAVTTILAELGMDPATLMAGLLHDTVEDTEYGLEDLRRDFGDAVALLVDGVTKLDRVKFGEAAQAETVRKMVVAMAKDPRVLVIKLADRLHNMRTMRYLKREKQEKKARETLEIYAPLAHRLGMNTIKWELEDLSFAILYPKMYDEIVRLVAERAPKRDEYLALVTDEVQVDLRAARIKATVTGRPKHYYSVYQKMIVRGRDFAEIYDLVGIRVLVDTVRDCYAALGTVHARWNPVPGRFKDYIAMPKFNMYQSLHTTVIGPSGKPVELQIRTFDMHRRAEYGIAAHWKYKQQTVAGTSKVRTDVPQAAKGSAGQDTVNDMAWLRQLLDWQKETEDPGEFLDSLRFDLSRNEVFVFTPKGDVIALPAGATPVDFAYAVHTEVGHRTIGARVNGRLVPLESTLDNGDLVEVFTSKAEGAGPSRDWLGFVKSPRARNKIRAWFSKERRDEAIEHGKDAIARAMRKQNLPIQRILTGDSLVTLAHEMRYPDISSLYAAIGEGHVAAQGVVQKLVAALGGEEAANEDIEESIPPARARSKRRSNADPGVVVKGVDDVWVKLARCCTPVPGDPIIGFVTRGSGVSVHRADCVNVDSLSQQPERMLEVEWAPTQSSVFLVAIQVEALDRSRLLSDVTRVLSDQHVNILSAAVQTSRDRVATSRFTFEMGDPKHLGHVLKAVRGVEGVYDVYRVTSARRP; from the coding sequence TTGCCAGACGAGGCCCAGCCCATCTCCGCCGCGCAGCCCGACCCGCGGGCCGAGCAGGCCACGGCGGCCGCTGCCACGCCCCCGCCGGCCCCGCCGGTCAAGCCCGCGCCCAAGTCGGCACCGGTCAAGCCCGCGCCCGCGAAGTCGGCCGCGTCCTCCAACCGGGTGCGTGCCCGCCTGGCCCGCCTCGGCGTGCAGCGCTCGAATCCGTACAACCCGGTACTGGAGCCGCTGCTGCGCATAGTCCGCGGCAACGACCCCAAGATCGAGACGTCGACGCTGCGCCAGCTGGAGCAGGCCTACCAGGTGGCCGAGCGCTGGCACCGCGGCCAGAAGCGCAAGAGCGGCGATCCGTACATCACGCATCCGCTCGCGGTCACCACCATCCTCGCCGAGCTCGGCATGGACCCGGCCACCCTCATGGCCGGTCTGCTGCACGACACCGTCGAGGACACCGAGTACGGCTTGGAGGACCTGCGCCGCGACTTCGGTGACGCAGTGGCGCTCCTCGTCGACGGGGTCACCAAGCTCGACCGGGTGAAGTTCGGCGAGGCGGCCCAGGCCGAGACCGTCCGCAAGATGGTCGTGGCCATGGCGAAGGACCCGCGCGTCCTGGTCATCAAGCTCGCCGACCGGCTGCACAACATGCGCACGATGCGCTACCTCAAGCGGGAGAAGCAGGAGAAGAAGGCCCGAGAGACCCTTGAGATCTATGCTCCGCTGGCGCACCGGCTGGGCATGAACACGATCAAGTGGGAGCTTGAGGACCTCTCCTTCGCGATCCTCTACCCGAAGATGTACGACGAGATCGTGCGCCTGGTCGCCGAGCGGGCCCCCAAGCGCGACGAGTACCTCGCCCTCGTCACGGACGAGGTCCAGGTGGACCTCAGAGCCGCCCGGATCAAGGCCACCGTCACAGGCCGCCCCAAGCACTACTACAGCGTCTACCAGAAGATGATCGTCCGCGGCCGCGACTTCGCGGAGATCTACGACCTGGTGGGCATCCGCGTCCTCGTCGATACCGTGCGTGACTGCTACGCGGCCCTCGGCACGGTGCACGCGCGCTGGAATCCGGTCCCGGGCCGGTTCAAGGACTACATCGCGATGCCCAAGTTCAACATGTACCAGTCGCTCCACACGACGGTCATCGGGCCCAGCGGCAAGCCCGTCGAACTGCAGATCCGCACCTTCGACATGCACCGCCGCGCCGAGTACGGCATCGCCGCGCACTGGAAGTACAAGCAGCAGACCGTGGCGGGGACCTCCAAGGTGCGCACCGACGTCCCGCAGGCCGCCAAGGGCAGCGCCGGCCAGGACACCGTCAACGACATGGCCTGGCTGCGCCAGCTGCTGGACTGGCAGAAGGAGACCGAGGACCCGGGAGAGTTCCTCGACTCGCTGCGCTTCGACCTCTCGCGCAACGAGGTCTTCGTGTTCACTCCCAAGGGCGACGTCATAGCGCTGCCCGCCGGAGCCACCCCGGTGGACTTCGCGTACGCCGTCCACACCGAGGTCGGCCACCGGACGATAGGCGCCCGGGTCAACGGCCGCCTGGTCCCGCTGGAGTCCACCCTGGACAACGGCGACCTGGTCGAGGTCTTCACCTCGAAGGCCGAGGGCGCCGGACCGTCCCGCGACTGGCTGGGCTTCGTGAAGTCCCCGCGCGCCCGGAACAAGATCCGCGCCTGGTTCTCCAAGGAACGCCGGGACGAGGCCATCGAGCACGGCAAGGACGCCATCGCCCGGGCCATGCGCAAGCAGAACCTGCCGATCCAGCGCATCCTGACCGGCGACTCGCTCGTGACCCTCGCGCACGAGATGCGCTACCCCGACATCTCCTCCCTGTACGCGGCCATCGGCGAGGGCCACGTGGCCGCGCAGGGCGTCGTGCAGAAGCTGGTGGCCGCGCTCGGCGGAGAGGAGGCGGCCAACGAGGACATCGAGGAATCGATCCCGCCCGCGCGGGCCCGCAGCAAGCGGCGCAGCAACGCCGACCCGGGCGTCGTCGTCAAGGGCGTCGACGATGTGTGGGTCAAGCTGGCCCGCTGCTGCACCCCGGTGCCGGGCGACCCGATCATCGGCTTCGTCACCCGCGGCAGTGGCGTATCGGTTCACCGCGCGGACTGCGTCAACGTCGACTCCCTCTCCCAGCAGCCCGAGCGGATGCTGGAGGTCGAGTGGGCGCCCACCCAGTCCTCGGTCTTCCTGGTCGCCATCCAGGTCGAGGCGCTGGACCGGTCCCGGCTGCTGTCGGACGTCACACGGGTCCTGTCCGACCAGCACGTCAACATCCTGTCGGCCGCCGTCCAGACCTCCCGCGACCGGGTGGCCACCTCCCGGTTCACCTTCGAGATGGGCGACCCCAAGCACCTGGGGCACGTCCTGAAGGCCGTCAGGGGTGTGGAGGGCGTCTACGACGTCTACCGCGTCACCTCGGCCCGCCGGCCGTAG
- a CDS encoding DUF349 domain-containing protein, with translation MSSDPWGRVDETGTVYVRTSDGEKVVGSWQAGTPEEALAYFERKYEGLVVEIGLLEKRVRTTDLSAKDAQTAIDHLRAQVDEHHAVGDLDALRVRLDKLVETVESRREERKVQKAKQADEARAAKDALVAEAEQLAQSDQWRSAGERLRALVDIWKGLPRLDRKSDDELWHRFSHARSAFSKRRKAHFASLDAQREDARKVKEKLVSEAEALSKSTDWGPTAARYRELMADWKAAGRAQREAEDDLWNRFRGAQDIFFAARSEVFAERDAEQIENLKLKEELADEAEKLVPVTDLKAARAAFRSLNERWEGIGHVPRDARPKVEGRMHAVERAIQEAEEGEWRRTNPEARARAAGLTGQLQAAVDKLREQIDAARAAGNNAKADKLARELEGRQALLDQALKGLEEFGG, from the coding sequence GTGAGCAGCGACCCGTGGGGCCGAGTCGACGAGACGGGCACCGTGTACGTGCGTACTTCCGATGGCGAGAAGGTCGTCGGTTCGTGGCAGGCGGGCACCCCCGAGGAGGCCCTGGCCTACTTCGAGCGCAAGTACGAGGGCCTGGTGGTCGAGATCGGCCTCCTCGAAAAGCGGGTGCGGACCACTGATCTGTCCGCCAAGGACGCCCAGACGGCGATCGACCACCTGCGTGCGCAGGTCGACGAGCACCACGCCGTGGGCGACCTGGACGCCCTGCGCGTGCGGCTGGACAAGCTGGTCGAGACCGTGGAGTCCCGGCGCGAGGAGCGCAAGGTCCAGAAGGCCAAGCAGGCGGACGAGGCCCGCGCGGCCAAGGACGCGCTGGTCGCCGAGGCCGAGCAGCTGGCCCAGAGCGACCAGTGGCGCAGCGCCGGCGAGCGGCTGCGCGCCCTTGTGGACATCTGGAAGGGCCTGCCGCGGCTGGACCGCAAGTCGGACGACGAGCTGTGGCACCGGTTCTCGCACGCCCGTTCCGCCTTCTCCAAGCGCCGCAAGGCGCATTTCGCCTCGCTGGACGCGCAGCGCGAGGATGCCCGCAAGGTCAAGGAGAAGCTGGTCTCGGAGGCCGAGGCGCTGTCGAAGTCGACCGACTGGGGCCCGACGGCCGCCCGCTACCGCGAACTGATGGCGGACTGGAAGGCGGCGGGCCGGGCGCAGCGCGAGGCCGAGGACGACCTGTGGAACCGTTTCCGTGGTGCGCAGGACATCTTCTTCGCGGCCCGCAGCGAGGTCTTCGCGGAGCGTGACGCCGAGCAGATCGAGAACCTGAAGCTCAAGGAGGAGCTGGCCGACGAGGCCGAGAAGCTCGTCCCCGTGACGGACCTGAAGGCGGCCCGTGCCGCATTCCGCTCCCTCAACGAGCGCTGGGAGGGCATCGGCCACGTGCCGCGCGACGCCCGGCCGAAGGTCGAGGGCCGGATGCACGCCGTGGAGCGGGCGATCCAGGAGGCCGAGGAGGGCGAGTGGCGCCGTACGAACCCGGAGGCGCGGGCCCGTGCGGCCGGCCTGACCGGGCAGCTCCAGGCGGCCGTCGACAAGCTGCGCGAGCAGATCGACGCGGCGCGCGCCGCGGGCAACAACGCCAAGGCCGACAAGCTGGCGCGTGAGCTGGAGGGCCGCCAGGCCCTGCTGGACCAGGCGCTGAAGGGCCTGGAGGAGTTCGGCGGCTGA
- a CDS encoding vitamin K epoxide reductase family protein — protein sequence MTTRSTDADTAGGRAFGASRALALLLVITGAAGLLAAWVITIDKFKLLEDPNFTPGCSLNPVVSCGNIMKSDQASVFGFPNPMLGLVAYGIVICVGMSILAGARFRRWYWLTFNAGTLFGVVFCAWLTYQSLYNINALCLWCCLAWVATILMFWYVTSHNVRAGLLPAPGWLRSFFGEFTWVLPALHIGIIGMLILTRWWDFWTS from the coding sequence ATGACGACACGAAGCACGGACGCGGACACCGCCGGGGGCAGGGCCTTCGGGGCGAGCCGGGCGCTGGCCCTGCTGCTGGTGATCACGGGGGCCGCAGGTCTGCTCGCCGCATGGGTCATCACGATCGACAAGTTCAAGCTGCTGGAGGACCCGAACTTCACGCCGGGCTGCAGCCTCAATCCGGTCGTCTCCTGCGGCAACATCATGAAGAGCGACCAGGCGTCCGTGTTCGGCTTCCCGAACCCCATGCTCGGCCTGGTCGCCTACGGCATCGTGATCTGCGTCGGTATGAGCATCCTGGCTGGAGCCCGGTTCCGCCGCTGGTACTGGCTCACCTTCAACGCCGGCACCCTCTTCGGCGTCGTCTTCTGCGCCTGGCTCACCTACCAGTCGCTCTACAACATCAACGCGCTGTGCCTGTGGTGCTGCCTCGCCTGGGTCGCCACCATCCTGATGTTCTGGTATGTCACCTCGCACAACGTCCGCGCGGGCCTGCTGCCGGCGCCGGGCTGGCTCAGGAGCTTCTTCGGCGAGTTCACCTGGGTGCTGCCCGCGCTGCACATCGGGATCATCGGGATGCTGATCCTGACCCGCTGGTGGGACTTCTGGACCTCCTGA
- the rpsD gene encoding 30S ribosomal protein S4 — translation MNQKRPKVKKSRALGIALTPKAVKYFEARPYPPGEHGRGRKQNSDYKVRLLEKQRLRAQYDISERQMARAYDRAKKAEGKTGEALVVELERRLDALVLRSGIARTIYQARQMVVHGHIEVNGAKVDKPSFRVRPDDVITVRERSREKVPFQVAREGGYAGEGETPRYLQVNLKALAFRLDRDPNRKEIPVICDEQLVVEYYAR, via the coding sequence GTGAACCAGAAGCGACCCAAGGTCAAGAAGTCTCGCGCCCTCGGCATCGCCCTGACGCCGAAGGCCGTCAAGTACTTCGAGGCCCGCCCCTACCCGCCGGGCGAGCACGGCCGTGGCCGCAAGCAGAACTCGGACTACAAGGTCCGTCTGCTGGAGAAGCAGCGTCTGCGCGCTCAGTACGACATCTCCGAGCGCCAGATGGCCCGCGCGTACGACCGCGCCAAGAAGGCCGAGGGCAAGACGGGCGAGGCGCTGGTCGTCGAGCTCGAGCGTCGTCTCGACGCCCTGGTCCTGCGTTCGGGCATCGCCCGCACGATCTACCAGGCCCGCCAGATGGTCGTTCACGGCCACATCGAGGTCAACGGCGCCAAGGTCGACAAGCCGTCGTTCCGTGTCCGCCCGGACGACGTCATCACCGTGCGCGAGCGCAGCCGCGAGAAGGTTCCGTTCCAGGTCGCCCGTGAGGGTGGCTACGCAGGCGAGGGCGAGACCCCGCGCTACCTGCAGGTCAACCTGAAGGCCCTGGCCTTCCGCCTGGACCGCGACCCGAACCGCAAGGAAATCCCGGTCATCTGCGACGAGCAGCTCGTCGTCGAGTACTACGCCCGCTGA
- a CDS encoding DUF2199 domain-containing protein: MTTDLPTCACCGEALADERRIDFGFNLPDAAVGAPEEAVHRLGVRALLRVDGVGCFIRCLLPVRLTHDTELVLGAWLEVDDATLRRAHEVWEQPGYADLSVEGTFANRIQPWGDDLLGAPVTAKVADPEELPQVTDVRHPVASRVLTRTWDRDHVLSRFPYPLPVDVRTDLGGRWSVLRTAGLTASFVDGTDHFTASDRSAAVNLMRDEVPGRAPGDFLTALLSGAPDTRPAQRVREPMGGGVRYAFWLTSQDHGRPRHEFYGMAVAPGIAAGIFCTYEDPADLDWAQRIWRSLDHALNTL; encoded by the coding sequence ATGACCACGGACCTTCCCACCTGTGCCTGCTGCGGCGAAGCCCTCGCCGACGAGCGCCGCATCGACTTCGGCTTCAACCTGCCCGACGCCGCCGTCGGCGCGCCCGAGGAGGCCGTCCACCGGCTCGGCGTGCGCGCCCTGCTCCGGGTGGACGGTGTCGGCTGTTTCATACGCTGCCTGCTGCCCGTCCGGCTGACCCACGACACCGAGCTCGTCCTCGGGGCCTGGCTGGAGGTGGACGACGCCACCCTGCGGCGGGCCCACGAGGTGTGGGAGCAGCCCGGCTACGCGGACCTGTCCGTCGAGGGCACCTTCGCCAACCGGATCCAGCCCTGGGGCGACGACCTGCTCGGGGCCCCGGTCACCGCGAAGGTCGCCGACCCGGAGGAACTGCCCCAGGTCACCGACGTGCGCCACCCGGTGGCCTCCCGCGTCCTGACCCGGACCTGGGACCGCGACCACGTCCTCAGCCGCTTCCCGTACCCGCTGCCCGTGGACGTGCGCACCGACCTCGGCGGCCGCTGGTCGGTCCTGCGCACCGCCGGCCTCACCGCCTCCTTCGTCGACGGAACGGACCACTTCACCGCGTCGGACCGTAGCGCCGCCGTCAACCTCATGCGGGACGAGGTCCCCGGCCGCGCCCCCGGAGACTTCCTCACGGCGCTGCTGTCCGGCGCTCCCGACACCCGGCCCGCCCAGCGCGTGCGCGAGCCGATGGGCGGGGGAGTGCGGTACGCGTTCTGGCTGACCTCGCAGGACCACGGCCGGCCGCGCCACGAGTTCTACGGCATGGCCGTCGCACCCGGCATCGCCGCGGGGATCTTCTGCACCTACGAGGATCCTGCCGACCTGGACTGGGCCCAGCGGATCTGGCGCTCGCTCGATCACGCCCTGAACACCCTCTGA